In Haemophilus parainfluenzae, the sequence AAGCAATACAAATAATGGTTATCTGGCATCAGCTTTTTCGCTTCGCGATAAACGCTTAAGCCCCCCATTCCAGAATCAAAGAAAAGTACCGTTGATTTATTCATTTATAAAACTCTTTCCAAAATAACCGCACTTTAGGCATTCGAATAAATTTCTCGATTATTTAGCCAACGGCGGATTAAACTTTCTGCCACATCCGGATATTTTACAATTAATGCCTTAGCATAATATTGAACTGTTGGGATCATTTTACGATCGCGCATTAAATTCGCCACTTTAAATTCGGCAATTCCCGTCTGTTTGGTGCCTAACACCTCACCTGGACCGCGAATTTCTAAATCTTTTTCCGAAATCACAAAGCCATCTTGGCTATCACGCAATACCTGTAAACGTTTTTGCGACACTTTGCCCAACGGCGGTTTATACATTAAGACACAAAAAGACGCCGTACTGCCACGCCCTACTCGTCCACGTAACTGATGGAGTTGTGATAAGCCCAAACGCTCTGCATTTTCAATGATCATAAGACTGGCATTCGGCACATCCACGCCCACTTCAATCACGGTTGTAGCCACAAGCAAATCAAGTTCTGCATTTTTAAAGGCAGCCATAATATCTTGTTTTTCTTGCAGTTTCATTCGTCCATGTACAAGACCAATTTTAAGCATCGGCAAGGCTTTTGTTAAATCTTCCCAAATTGCCTCGGCTGCTTGCGTTTCTAATACTTCAGATTCATCAATTAAAGTACAGACCCAATAAGCCTGACGTTTTTCATTAATACAGGCGTTTTTGACTCGAGCAACGATTTCATCACGACGCTCTTCTGAAATAACCACTGTCGTAATCGGCGTTCTGCCTGGTGGCAATTCGTCAATAATCGACGTATCAAGATCAGCATAAACCGTCATCGCTAATGTTCTTGGGATTGGTGTTGCAGTCATAATCAGTTGATGGGGATAAAATCCTGCTTTTTCACCTTTTTCTCGCAACATTAACCGTTGATGCACCCCAAAACGATGTTGTTCATCAATAATCACCAAGGCTAAATCAGCAAATTCCACTTCTTCTTGGAATAAAGCATGTGTGCCCACCACCATTTGCACAGCACCCGATTTAATCTTTTCCAATTCGGTTTGGCGAGCTTTCCCTTTCACCTTACCCGCTAACCAGCCTACTTCAATACCAAAAGGTTCTAACCAACGGCGGAAATTATTGGCATGCTGTTCCGCTAAAATTTCCGTTGGTGCCATTAAAGCCACTTGTTTGCCATTATCAATCGCTAATAAGGCGGCTAATGCTGCTACCAATGTTTTTCCTGAACCTACGTCGCCCTGAACAAGTCGCATCATTGGATAATCTTTCGCTAAATCCTGTTCAATATCCACCACGACTCTATTTTGGGCATTCGTTGGTTGAAAAGGCAAAGATGCAAGAAAACGTTGCTTCAAATCGGTTTGATAATGCAATGGCAACGCTAAAAACTGCTGCGTACCCAACCGCACTTTTTGCATCGCAAGATTATGTGCAAGAAGCTCTTCAAAGATAAGTCTTTGCTGTGCGGGATGTTGCCCTTTCTCCAAAACATCTAATGAGATATCTGGCGGTGGACGATGCAAAAATCGAATAGCATCCTTTAGGCTAAAAGGATGTGGATTAAATTCATTAGGTAAAATTTCCGTTAATTGGATTTTGCCGAGTAAAGCCAATGCTTGATCGGTTAGCTTACGTAATGAATTTTGTTTTAAACCTTCCGTTGTGGAATAGATAGGCGTGAGCGTTTCCTCTAAAACCAATGGCGCATTATCTCGTATGATTTGATATTCAGGATGATGAATTTCCGCCATAAAGCGTCCACGTTTAATTTCACCAAACGCTTTGACGCGCGTACCAATCTGAAAACTGTTTTTCATCCCCGCATTAAAATTGAAAAAACGGAGCATAATCTTGCTCGTTCCATCAGAAAGACTGACGGTTAAAATAGGACGGCGCCCAAACGCGACTTCACAGGTTTGGACAACGCCTTCAATGGTGGCATATTGTTCAGGACGAAGATCGGCAATGGGTGTAATTCTCGTGCGATCTTCATAACGGATAGGTAAATGAAAAAGCAAGTCTTGGAGATTATGAATTCCAAGACGGCTTAATTTATCGGAGATTGCCGCGCCAACACCAGATAAAGTGGTTAGAGGAACGGCATCGAGAAGTTGCGTACTCATTATGCTTCATTAATATTGCGCTTCAAACGAATCACACTGGTAATTTGTTTGATTTTTCGCATAATGTTTTCTAAATGATAGATATCTCTCGCGCCAACTTGGATAATGACTAATAGCAGATTATTCTCTAATTCTTCCGTCCAAATACTTTGAATATTACTTTCACAAGTCGCGACCGCTGTCATGAGACTACCTAATACATTTTGTTCATTAAGCATTTCAATGTGTAATTCGGCATCAAAATTAACCGCACTTTCAGCCTCTTCCCATTTTGCCACGGTGAAATCTTTGGCATTGCTTGACGTTAAATTAGAACAAGCTTGATGATGTACAACCACACCTTTCTTCGCAGTACTTAATGCCACGATCGGATCACCCGGAATTGGATGACAACATTGAGCGAAAGACGCTTTCATTTCGCCATCTCGGCTTAACATTAGCGTACTTTGTGTGTTTTCAGACACACCATCCACATCAATTTCAATAGCTTCATCCATTAATTGATGCGCAATGACACTCGACATTTGATTACCTACGCCGATTTCCTCAAAAAGCTCATTGAGGCTTGAGAGATTCAATTCATTCAGTACTGCTTGGATTTTCTCTTCAGAAACTTCAGAGAGATAATGAGGTTTCAGAGCCATTTCTAGCTGTTTTTTACCAGTTTGAACGGCATCATCTGCACGCAATAATTTTAAGAAATGACGAATACGGGTTCTTGCGCGAGCCGTCACCACAAAGTTTAGCCAACTAACACTTGGATGAGCATTTTCACTGGTCACAATCTCAACGGTTTGACCAGATTCTAAGGCTTGTGATAACGGATAAGGTTTATGCTCTACTACTGCCGCAACACAATGATTTCCCACATCAGAATGCACTGCATAAGCAAAATCGACAGCTGTTGCGCCCATTGGTAATTCAACGATACGACCTTTCGGCGTAAAGACATAGATTTCTTTCGGGAAAAACTCAGATTTTACGTTCTCAATAAACTCAAAGGAGTTACCCACGTTTTGTTGAATATCCACTAAGCTTTGCAACCAACGTTGTGCGCGTACTTGAGCTGTGGTGCTATCGTTTTTACCACCTTCTTTATACACCCAATGGGCGGTAACGCCCATTTCAGCAACCTGTTCCATTTCTTCAGTCTGAAGATGAACTTCTACGGGTACACCGTGAGGGCCTATCATCGAGGTTTGTAGTGCTTGGTAGCCATTTGCACGTGGCACGGCAATATAATCTTTCACTTTACCTGGGCGGGGCTTATACAAACTATGCATTTGCCCCAACCCGCGATAGCAATCATCAACCGAATTCACAATAACGCGGAAAGCATAAATATCCATAATGGAATGGAATTTCTGATCTTTCATGCGCATTTTTTGATAGATTTTATAGAGATGTTTTTCACGTCCCCAAATACGACTTGGAATACCTGCATCCTCAAGACGTTGTGAAATATCATTAGAAATACGTTGGATTAATTCTTGACGAGAACCGCGCGCCTGTTCGACAAATTTCTTAAGTACTTCATAACGGCGAGGATGCATTGCTTCAAAAGATAAATCTTCTAATTCATTCTTGATATGCTCGATGCCTAAACGGTGGGCTAATGGACAGTAAATCTCTAGGGTTTCTTTTGCGATACGACGACGTTTATCTGGACGCAATGATCCCAACGTTCGCATGTTATGGGTACGGTCAGCCAGTTTGATTAAGACGACCCGAATATCTCGAGTCATCGCTAAAATCATTTTGCGAAAGTTTTCAACCTGTGCTTCTTGGCGGGTACGGAATTTCAATTTATCTAGTTTCGATACGCCGTCAACAATTTCGGCTACGCTAGCGCCAAATTCATCTTTTAATTGGGATTCGGTATAAGGAGTATCTTCGATAACATCATGCAATAATGCAGCCATGATTGCTTCATGGTCTAAATGCATTTCCGCAATAATTGAAGCTACTGCAACAGGGTGAGTAATGTAAGGTTCGCCGCTTGAGCGAAATTGTCCTTCGTGAGCATCTCGCGCAATGACGAATGCACGTTTGATTAATTCAATTTTATCGGCGGGCAAATACCCCTGAATAATTCGATCTAAATCTGCAAACAATTCCAAAGGACACCTGACTTTTTGTAGAGAGAAAGACTAGGCGATCAAAATACTTTAATTTTGACCGCACTTTAATGAGATTATTCTGCGATTAACGCTACTGCCACTTCTTCGTTACGTTGAGAAGCTGCCGCATCTAAATACTCTTTTGCATCCATGATTTCTTGGTTGATTAACCCTTTTTCGATTTCACGTAATGCGATTACAGTTGGTTTATCGTTATCTTCCGGCACTAACGGTTCACTTTGATGTAACTCTAATTGTCTCGCACGACGAGCGGCGGTTAAAATTAAATCAAAACGGTTACCAATTTTTTCTACTGCATCTTGCACAGTCACTCGAGCCATGTTTTACTCCGATGTTAAAAATAATGTCTATAAAGGGAAAATATTGTACTCAATTCAAGGTTATTTTGCTAGTAGCTGATGAATTAAGTCTGCATTTTCTGTTTGTTGATAAGCTTTAGTCAAGCGTTCTGCCTGCAAAATGCTTTGTAAATCTGCCAATGCCTGTTCAAAATTATCATTCACAATAACGTAATCATATTCATCATAATGCGAAATTTCGCTGATTGCTTTTGACATTCGCTCAGCAATAACCTCTTTGCTATCCTGTCCGCGCCCAACCAAGCGACGCTCTAATTCTGGCAATGACGGTGGCAAAATGAAAATACTTTTTACAGACGGTACTTTTTGACGAATTTGCTGCGCACCTTGCCAGTCAATATCTAAAAACACATCAATGCCTTTTGCTAAGTTTTCTTCAATCGCTGGCAATGAAGTGCCGTAATAATTACCGCCAAACACTTTTGCATATTCTAAGAAGTGGCCTTTTTCAATTAAGGTTTCAAATT encodes:
- the rpoZ gene encoding DNA-directed RNA polymerase subunit omega; translation: MARVTVQDAVEKIGNRFDLILTAARRARQLELHQSEPLVPEDNDKPTVIALREIEKGLINQEIMDAKEYLDAAASQRNEEVAVALIAE
- the spoT gene encoding bifunctional GTP diphosphokinase/guanosine-3',5'-bis pyrophosphate 3'-pyrophosphohydrolase, which gives rise to MELFADLDRIIQGYLPADKIELIKRAFVIARDAHEGQFRSSGEPYITHPVAVASIIAEMHLDHEAIMAALLHDVIEDTPYTESQLKDEFGASVAEIVDGVSKLDKLKFRTRQEAQVENFRKMILAMTRDIRVVLIKLADRTHNMRTLGSLRPDKRRRIAKETLEIYCPLAHRLGIEHIKNELEDLSFEAMHPRRYEVLKKFVEQARGSRQELIQRISNDISQRLEDAGIPSRIWGREKHLYKIYQKMRMKDQKFHSIMDIYAFRVIVNSVDDCYRGLGQMHSLYKPRPGKVKDYIAVPRANGYQALQTSMIGPHGVPVEVHLQTEEMEQVAEMGVTAHWVYKEGGKNDSTTAQVRAQRWLQSLVDIQQNVGNSFEFIENVKSEFFPKEIYVFTPKGRIVELPMGATAVDFAYAVHSDVGNHCVAAVVEHKPYPLSQALESGQTVEIVTSENAHPSVSWLNFVVTARARTRIRHFLKLLRADDAVQTGKKQLEMALKPHYLSEVSEEKIQAVLNELNLSSLNELFEEIGVGNQMSSVIAHQLMDEAIEIDVDGVSENTQSTLMLSRDGEMKASFAQCCHPIPGDPIVALSTAKKGVVVHHQACSNLTSSNAKDFTVAKWEEAESAVNFDAELHIEMLNEQNVLGSLMTAVATCESNIQSIWTEELENNLLLVIIQVGARDIYHLENIMRKIKQITSVIRLKRNINEA
- the recG gene encoding ATP-dependent DNA helicase RecG, whose protein sequence is MSTQLLDAVPLTTLSGVGAAISDKLSRLGIHNLQDLLFHLPIRYEDRTRITPIADLRPEQYATIEGVVQTCEVAFGRRPILTVSLSDGTSKIMLRFFNFNAGMKNSFQIGTRVKAFGEIKRGRFMAEIHHPEYQIIRDNAPLVLEETLTPIYSTTEGLKQNSLRKLTDQALALLGKIQLTEILPNEFNPHPFSLKDAIRFLHRPPPDISLDVLEKGQHPAQQRLIFEELLAHNLAMQKVRLGTQQFLALPLHYQTDLKQRFLASLPFQPTNAQNRVVVDIEQDLAKDYPMMRLVQGDVGSGKTLVAALAALLAIDNGKQVALMAPTEILAEQHANNFRRWLEPFGIEVGWLAGKVKGKARQTELEKIKSGAVQMVVGTHALFQEEVEFADLALVIIDEQHRFGVHQRLMLREKGEKAGFYPHQLIMTATPIPRTLAMTVYADLDTSIIDELPPGRTPITTVVISEERRDEIVARVKNACINEKRQAYWVCTLIDESEVLETQAAEAIWEDLTKALPMLKIGLVHGRMKLQEKQDIMAAFKNAELDLLVATTVIEVGVDVPNASLMIIENAERLGLSQLHQLRGRVGRGSTASFCVLMYKPPLGKVSQKRLQVLRDSQDGFVISEKDLEIRGPGEVLGTKQTGIAEFKVANLMRDRKMIPTVQYYAKALIVKYPDVAESLIRRWLNNREIYSNA
- the gmk gene encoding guanylate kinase; translation: MSQGNLYILSAPSGAGKSSLISALLEKNQGTKKMVSISHTTRSPRPGESHGVHYYFVSVEEFETLIEKGHFLEYAKVFGGNYYGTSLPAIEENLAKGIDVFLDIDWQGAQQIRQKVPSVKSIFILPPSLPELERRLVGRGQDSKEVIAERMSKAISEISHYDEYDYVIVNDNFEQALADLQSILQAERLTKAYQQTENADLIHQLLAK